GGCTTGGTATTTTATACCCAAGGTAGTGCAAATGCTATTTATACTTTGGGTGAGGTCAAGTGTTGCTAAAGTAAATATTTTGTACAAATGTAAAGCATATTTTGTTGATTTAAATATTTACATGCTGTATAATTCGTGCTGCCTACATAATTAAACCGCGAGGGTACTTATGCCTGCTATTGACGTTGTTCGTTACACGCCATCTGAGTTACAATCCTGGGATATCGCATTAAAAAATAATCAAGCACTAATTCTTAATTATCGCAATCGTATTAACCAATATCAGCTCGTTTTAACCCCTTTACAAGAGGAATTACAACGAATAGACCAGACTATCAATGAAACTCTTGCAGCATTAAATTTGAATACTGGCGCATCTCTTGATGTATCTGCTTATCTCAATCCGAACTATCATCCCCCTCGACATGGTGACCATAATACTAATTATCGAATTACTGAGTTACAACGCCAACTAATTCGCTTGGAGCAACAAAGAAAAGATCGTGTTAATGACATGATACCTTATCAAAATAACACCAGTCGTTTAACTCAAGAACTGAATACATTAATCTCGCAGAATGAACTAATACAGAAACAGATTGAATCAGCAAATGTGTTCTTACATGTATTACGTTCTACTCCACGTATTTTAGTAATGGAGCTGCGTGCGAAATTACTTGCAGCGGTAAATGCTTATGAAGATAAGCATACGAGTAACCAATCATTGGCTGTTCGCAGCTGTTTGCATGCAATTCATAATGGTTTAGATTTGTTAATTGCGGATATATATGATGTCGCTACTCAGCAACAAAATTATTTACGCTTATGTGGCTTTTTAGCAGACCTCTATTCCCGTGTACAACAAGAAAATAGAGATGATATTTTTCTCCGCACTTTGGCGGAGGTTATTAATACCACGCATATACACCCACAAGAAGATCTTTTAGACGACCTAGGGGTTTCATTTAATGCCATCGCTTGGTTTCGGGCTGCAAAAAATGAACAACGCCGTATTTTTGCAATTACCGAGTCTGAATTAAACAGTGATGAAGTAGCACGTTGCCAGCAAATAATGGATCGTTTGTTGGATGACTCGTTATCACAAGCGACCTATTTACAACAGAGTATTAGACAAAGCGCTCAAGCGATCGACATCGAGATCTGTGAGAAACTTCGTAAAAATGAGTCTATTGACTATCATTTTTATACCTGTTTAGCCAATACCTTGATGCAATTACATCATGACAGTAATTCATATGTAACAGAGCGTTTGTTTTATATGGTAGAACAAGCACCAGGAGCCTCTTCATTAGGTAAGAAACTGTTTGGCGCTTTAATGGTTGTCTTAGGTGCGGCGATGGTCACTGCCAGCGTTTTAGCCTTTGCATCTTCTCTCGGTAGTACTTCTGCTCTTAGTGCTTGGGGAAGCGCTTTAGGACTTCATCTTATCCAAACTCAGGTTGCGGCTTTTACCTTGAGTTGTTCTATAACCACGGCAGTTGGTACTGGGCTCACTTTTTGGGGGGCTCGTACGATAAGCGCCAGTACTCGACAAGGTTTATCACAAAACTTGATGGATACTTATGATGCGGCACTGAATGACGTAGGCCCTACAGCACCTTTAGCTGATGAACAACCTACATACTACGCCCAGTCAATGTAGCAATTATTGATACATTTAAATAAGCCCTATAATCTATGGTATGGATGAGGAGATATAGGGCTTTATATCGTCACTTAAATTTTCATAGGAAATGAAAATGAAAGAGAAACAAAACTATTTTTTTAGAACTAGGACGTCAAAAAATACATCTAATCATCAGGAATATGGGATTCAAATCCCTTCTCCTGCTGATAGTCAACAAATGCATGAAATGCCTGCAGGCGCGCAAGAAGATCAATATCAGCGCTTAACGCATATGGCTGAAAAAATAGAGCAAATTCAGTCGCAGAATCCTTCGCTACCTATTATGACCACTGAGCAAGTCGTACTTCCTGAGCTGTGGAGCAAAGTATTTACCGCAATTAAAGAGGGGGATGAGGTCGCCGCCCTTGAATGGTTGGGCAAAATTCCCGTACGAGATGTGTTGTTACAAGCCATACTTACCACCCATTCTTTTGAATACTTGCAAAAGCTGGTGCATTATTGCATCCAGGCA
Above is a genomic segment from Legionella lytica containing:
- a CDS encoding coiled-coil domain-containing protein, which gives rise to MPAIDVVRYTPSELQSWDIALKNNQALILNYRNRINQYQLVLTPLQEELQRIDQTINETLAALNLNTGASLDVSAYLNPNYHPPRHGDHNTNYRITELQRQLIRLEQQRKDRVNDMIPYQNNTSRLTQELNTLISQNELIQKQIESANVFLHVLRSTPRILVMELRAKLLAAVNAYEDKHTSNQSLAVRSCLHAIHNGLDLLIADIYDVATQQQNYLRLCGFLADLYSRVQQENRDDIFLRTLAEVINTTHIHPQEDLLDDLGVSFNAIAWFRAAKNEQRRIFAITESELNSDEVARCQQIMDRLLDDSLSQATYLQQSIRQSAQAIDIEICEKLRKNESIDYHFYTCLANTLMQLHHDSNSYVTERLFYMVEQAPGASSLGKKLFGALMVVLGAAMVTASVLAFASSLGSTSALSAWGSALGLHLIQTQVAAFTLSCSITTAVGTGLTFWGARTISASTRQGLSQNLMDTYDAALNDVGPTAPLADEQPTYYAQSM